One Megachile rotundata isolate GNS110a chromosome 5, iyMegRotu1, whole genome shotgun sequence genomic region harbors:
- the Crag gene encoding DENN domain-containing protein Crag isoform X6, with protein MLISQGVIYDGKERIMQDAEMVLETPKGHLANVNNSSSKIFVTYRRASHKMACNSLVVTDICVILTNKGETPPHAFCVINKNLNKGMVGSDVFLCYKKSMNRANLISFKPTILFKYPTADYSSFVFPNSVAMFCLPMGATVECWPKVACKPKPVFSTFVLTVADAAQKIYGSAITFYEELELEMDTTNNREKEQLTDVLMENMKNSGEHADIDYQQLKTRIHKQPEIFKKLTPTQLEKLQFTNPATQSLNISKSICILSHWPFFDAFEKFLVFLHSMCNNKQQNVPIEKYIAYFLYDIPFPSPQRPRIFVQLSANDRLVLTQPEDLALPRSGASFRQLLINLGPDNCLLILLLILTEQKILVHSLRPDVLTSVSEAIAMILFPFKWQCPYIPLCPLGLAEVLHAPLPFLIGVDSRFFDLYDPPSDVNCVNLDTNNIAICDDKKYLNVKLLPKKAARQLRNCLDHLYSELISLGKRYSSMKDTDDEEFSVDKDFQLKRKEQAIELEIQDAFLRFTATILKGYRAFLLPITKAPTVGSTDPTSLFNIQAFLRSRDKAHAKFYAMLVKTQMFIRFIEETSFVSDMDMAGLAFFDECTERIEEENMPLLELDESQHSERTVYIPPPEAGPNQAPITYRTFKLNPELIRPQKNFNIRNPNLSAFGIIPGSPMARRTKHEIKVAQRMARKQAAMPDRWGRCLLGTCYSLWFLHLPAMLQVSNQPATVLHQAYDLLVKMPKLHLDPIEEVCYRAMMQLCGVYGQPVLAVKLLFHMKRSGVQPNALTYGFYNKAVLEATWPSDMTNSSQLMWNKLRNAIVGAALFKRAGKRSARRRSSNAELLAVDGKIASMEHAFSRSSLDSAHSQDTEAAHSDSTKGSSVSDLPDYGPFEIKKLPRQNSIVKDSALNVIQTEEMDNLPLNQRMIRNLESPLKSPVRTPVTENDPLGALMNDETPVVSPSEENDSNCSTSTLTVFNNVEERPGGPLLFRSSLPRSATFHQTVDETGVAIGGQLQRSETMPHSVAQQGEQDKERERLEISSIWSQKDSVTSSLSSLGSSLKLSFGPTSITGKKSNEIILGGLSSLKSAATTVVKKFDEIKEAISATSTPVKLKERDHKIIHGASHESLDSMTDGSLQDRNEPLRMSGDGNLDPYTLYDLAESLYPKGSRELDERIAIELVLSSASRCHHCASILYDEEIMAGWQPEDSNLNTVCQYCDKATVPLLTITILDYRCEENEKKNDPLMGALVELLDKPKELLEPITVPYLNPLVLRKELESVLSQEGDTCLTKHKFIDEHPIVYWNLIWYFERINLSSHLPDLWLNNDKKKEQINYNVVGVKTMWDNEKLHMDRLPMYLQWKLNVADKSLMQLVITNVRRNDLAEPIKRVALERSKTQPADQPLFSIYRDILFLAFTVLGRGNIDQGVFDREYSLSLERLTEKEEKLLCKIDAPPSMMSVFCRHYFKQLNV; from the exons ATGCTTATATCACAAG gTGTAATATATGATGGCAAAGAACGTATAATGCAAGATGCAGAAATGGTATTGGAAACTCCAAAAGGACATTTAGCAAATGTGAACAATTCGTCGTCAAAAATATTTGTCACATATAGACGTGCAAGTCATAAAATGGCATGCAATTCATTAGTAGTGACTGACATATGTGTCATCTTAACAAATAAAGGAGAAACTCCCCCACATGCATTTtgtgttattaataaaaatttgaataaaggcATGGTGGGCAGTGATGTATTTTTGTGTTATAAGAAGTCTATGAATCGAGcaaatttaatatcatttaaacCTACTATACTGTTCAAGTATCCAACAGCTGATTATAGCAGCTTTGTCTTCCCAAATTCTGTTGCAATGTTTTGTTTACCAATGGGAGCAACTGTAGAATGCTGGCCCAAAGTGGCATGTAAACCTAAACCAGTATTTTCAACATTTGTTTTGACAGTGGCAGATGCAGCTCAAAAAATATATGGTTCTGCAATAACGTTTTATGAAGAACTTGAATTAGAAATGGATACTACAAATAATAGAGAGAAAGAACAACTAACTGATGTACTCATGGAGAATATGAAGAATTCTG GTGAACATGCAGATATTGATTATCAGCAGCTAAAAACAAGAATACACAAACAGCCTGAGATATTTAAGAAACTTACTCCAACACAATTGGAAAAGttacaatttacaaatcctGCCACTCAATCTTTGAATATAAGTAAATCGATATGCATCCTATCTCATTGGCCATTCTTTGATGCATTTGAGAAGTTTTTAGTCTTTTTACATAGCATGTGTAATAACAAACAGCAAAACGTTCCTATTGAGAAATATATAGCATATTTTTTGTACGATATACCATTTCCGAGCCCACAAAGACCAAGAATTTTCGTACAGTTAAGTGCTAATGATAGATTGGTTTTGACTCAGCCAGAAGATTTGGCGCTGCCTAGGTCTGGTGCCAGTTTTCGACAGTTACTCATCAATTTAGGACCTGATAATTGTTTACTTATATTATTGTTAATCCTTACTGAACAGAAAATACTTGTACATTCATTGCGTCCTGATGTACTTACATCAGTAAGCGAAGCAATCGCTATGATACTATTTCCATTTAAATGGCAATGTCCATATATACCTTTGTGCCCATTAGGTTTAGCCGag GTTCTGCATGCACCATTACCATTTTTAATAGGCGTTGATTCTAGATTTTTTGATTTATATGATCCTCCGTCTGATGTTAATTGCGTAAATTTAGACACGAACAATATAGCAATTTGTGatgacaaaaaatatttaaatgtgaaATTATTGCCTAAAAAAGCTGCTAGGCAACTTAGAAACTGTCTGGACCATCTTTATTCGGAATTGATTTCTTTGGGTAAAAGATATTCATCTATGAAAG ACACAGACGATGAGGAATTCAGCGTTGACAAAGATTTTCAGCTAAAACGAAAGGAACAAGCTATAGAGCTCGAAATTCAAGACGCTTTTTTAAGATTTACAGCTACGATATTAAAAGGATATCGTGCTTTTTTATTACCGATTACAAAAGCTCCGACAGTTGGCTCTACTGACCCAACTAGTTTGTTTAATATACAAGCGTTTCTCAGGAGCCGTGATAAGGCCCATGCAAAATTTTATGCTATGTTAGTAAAGACTCAGATGTTTATAAG atTTATAGAAGAAACAAGCTTTGTGTCAGATATGGACATGGCTGGTTTAGCGTTTTTTGACGAATGCACTGAACGCATCGAGGAAGAAAATA TGCCTCTTTTGGAGTTGGACGAATCTCAGCATAGTGAACGAACGGTATATATCCCTCCACCAGAAGCTGGACCAAACCAGGCACCGATAACGTATCGCACGTTTAAATTAAATCCAGAGTTAATAAGACCACAAAAGAATTTCAACATAAGGAATCCAAATTTAAGTGCTTTTGGAATAATACCAGGAAGTCCTATGGCACGCAGAACCAAGCATGAAATTAAAGTGGCGCAAAGGATGGCGCGTAAACAG GCAGCAATGCCAGATAGGTGGGGCAGATGTCTACTTGGCACATGTTATAGTCTTTGGTTTCTGCATTTACCAGCGATGTTACAAGTTTCCAATCAGCCGGCTACAGTTTTACATCAAGCTTATGACCTATTAGTTAAAATGCCAAAATTACATCTTGATCCTATTGAAGAA GTGTGCTATAGAGCTATGATGCAACTCTGCGGTGTTTATGGACAACCTGTTTTAGCAGTCAAATTGTTATTTCATATGAAACGTAGTGGCGTTCAACCGAATGCTCTCACTTATGGATTTTATAATAAG GCCGTATTAGAAGCAACATGGCCATCAGATATGACAAATTCCAGTCAGTTGATGTGGAATAAATTAAGAAATGCTATAGTTGGTGCAGCTCTATTTAAACGTGCTGGTAAAAGAAGTGCAAGAAGAAGAAGTTCAAATGCAGAATTATTAGCTGTTGATGGTAAAATTGCAAGTATGGAACATGCATTTTCTAGGTCCAGTCTTGATAGTGCTCATTCTCAAGATACAGAAGCCGCGCATAGTGATT CTACTAAAGGCAGTTCCGTCTCAGATTTGCCAGACTATGGaccatttgaaataaaaaagctCCCTCGTCAGAACAGTATCGTTAAGGATTCAGCATTAAACGTTATACAAACAGAAGAGATGGATAATTTACCATTGAATCAAAG aatgattcggaatttggaatctccATTAAAAAGTCCTGTTCGAACACCAGTTACAGAAAATGATCCACTGGGTGCTTTAATGAACGATGAAACACCAGTTGTTTCACCTTCTGAAGAAAATGATTCAAATTGTTCAACAAGTACTTTGACTGTCTTCAATAATGTTGAAGAACGGCCAGGGGGCCCACTTTTATTTCGAAg TAGTTTACCTCGTAGTGCAACATTTCATCAAACAGTAGATGAAACTGGTGTAGCAATAGGTGGCCAGTTGCAAAGAAGTGAAACAATGCCGCATTCCGTAGCTCAGCAGGGTGAACAAGATAAGGAGCGAGAAAGATTAGAAATAAGCAGCATTTGGTCTCAAAAAGATAGTGTTACTTCAAGCCTTTCAAGCCTAGGTTCAAGTTTGAAGCTAAGTTTCGG TCCTACAAGTATAACGGGAAAGAAATCTAATGAAATAATACTAGGTGGTTTAAGTAGCCTAAAGTCTGCTGCTACAACCGTAGTAAAAAAATTCGACGAAATTAAAGAAGCTATTTCTGCCACAAGCACCCCTGTAAAACTGAAAGAACGTgatcataaaataatacatgGAGCATCACACGAATCTTTAGATTCCATGACTGACGGATCTTTACAGGATAGAAATGAGCCACTTAGAATGTCGG gagatggaaatttagatcCTTATACGTTGTATGATTTGGCGGAAAGTTTATATCCAAAAGGTTCTAGAGAATTAGATGAACGAATTGCCATTGAATTAGTACTCTCTAGTGCAAGCAGATGTCACCATTGTGCGTCTATACTTTACGATGAAGAGATAATGGCCGGTTGGCAACCAGAAGACTCAAATTTAAATACGGTTTGTCAGTACTGCGATAAAGCAACTGTACCGTTACTTACTATAACTATATTAGATTACAG atgtgaagaaaatgaaaagaagaaTGATCCGCTAATGGGAGCATTAGTTGAACTTTTGGATAAACCAAAAGAATTATTAGAACCAATCACAGTACCATACTTGAATCCCTTAGTTCTAAGAAAAGAGTTGGAAAGTGTTTTAAGTCAAGAAGGTGATACGTGTCttacaaaacataaatttatcGATGAACATCCGATAGTATATTGGAACCTTATATGGTATTTTGAAAGGATTAATTTATCAAGCCATCTTCCGGATCTATGGTTGAATAATGATAAAAAGAAAGAACAGATCAATTATAATGTAGTAGGTGTGAAAACTATGTGGGATAACGAAAAACTTCATATGGATCGCTTGCCTATGTACCTCCAGTGGAAGCTCAATGTAGCAGATAAAAG TTTAATGCAGTTAGTGATTACCAACGTTCGCCGAAATGATCTAGCGGAACCTATAAAAAGAGTGGCCTTAGAAAGAAGTAAAACTCAACCAGCTGATCAACCTCTATTTTCTATATATCGGGATATCTTGTTTTTGGCATTTACCGTTTTGGGTAGAGGAAATATTGATCAAG GTGTTTTTGACAGAGAATATTCGTTATCGTTAGAGAGATTAacggaaaaagaagaaaagctaTTGTGCAAAATCGATGCTCCGCCCTCAATGATGTCAGTGTTCTGCAGACACTATTTTAAGCaactaaatgtataa
- the Crag gene encoding DENN domain-containing protein Crag isoform X3: MDERRVADYFVIAGLPGQDNDFASNNENDEKLEDWYQEGTHVKDVHMKPPITDLAIIFPALGEQCPEGYTLLEHTVSGLPADLNHGSLRTNECYLCYRRGRDKPPLVDIGVIYDGKERIMQDAEMVLETPKGHLANVNNSSSKIFVTYRRASHKMACNSLVVTDICVILTNKGETPPHAFCVINKNLNKGMVGSDVFLCYKKSMNRANLISFKPTILFKYPTADYSSFVFPNSVAMFCLPMGATVECWPKVACKPKPVFSTFVLTVADAAQKIYGSAITFYEELELEMDTTNNREKEQLTDVLMENMKNSGEHADIDYQQLKTRIHKQPEIFKKLTPTQLEKLQFTNPATQSLNISKSICILSHWPFFDAFEKFLVFLHSMCNNKQQNVPIEKYIAYFLYDIPFPSPQRPRIFVQLSANDRLVLTQPEDLALPRSGASFRQLLINLGPDNCLLILLLILTEQKILVHSLRPDVLTSVSEAIAMILFPFKWQCPYIPLCPLGLAEVLHAPLPFLIGVDSRFFDLYDPPSDVNCVNLDTNNIAICDDKKYLNVKLLPKKAARQLRNCLDHLYSELISLGKRYSSMKDTDDEEFSVDKDFQLKRKEQAIELEIQDAFLRFTATILKGYRAFLLPITKAPTVGSTDPTSLFNIQAFLRSRDKAHAKFYAMLVKTQMFIRFIEETSFVSDMDMAGLAFFDECTERIEEENMPLLELDESQHSERTVYIPPPEAGPNQAPITYRTFKLNPELIRPQKNFNIRNPNLSAFGIIPGSPMARRTKHEIKVAQRMARKQAAMPDRWGRCLLGTCYSLWFLHLPAMLQVSNQPATVLHQAYDLLVKMPKLHLDPIEEVCYRAMMQLCGVYGQPVLAVKLLFHMKRSGVQPNALTYGFYNKAVLEATWPSDMTNSSQLMWNKLRNAIVGAALFKRAGKRSARRRSSNAELLAVDGKIASMEHAFSRSSLDSAHSQDTEAAHSDSTKGSSVSDLPDYGPFEIKKLPRQNSIVKDSALNVIQTEEMDNLPLNQRMIRNLESPLKSPVRTPVTENDPLGALMNDETPVVSPSEENDSNCSTSTLTVFNNVEERPGGPLLFRSATFHQTVDETGVAIGGQLQRSETMPHSVAQQGEQDKERERLEISSIWSQKDSVTSSLSSLGSSLKLSFGPTSITGKKSNEIILGGLSSLKSAATTVVKKFDEIKEAISATSTPVKLKERDHKIIHGASHESLDSMTDGSLQDRNEPLRMSGDGNLDPYTLYDLAESLYPKGSRELDERIAIELVLSSASRCHHCASILYDEEIMAGWQPEDSNLNTVCQYCDKATVPLLTITILDYRCEENEKKNDPLMGALVELLDKPKELLEPITVPYLNPLVLRKELESVLSQEGDTCLTKHKFIDEHPIVYWNLIWYFERINLSSHLPDLWLNNDKKKEQINYNVVGVKTMWDNEKLHMDRLPMYLQWKLNVADKSLMQLVITNVRRNDLAEPIKRVALERSKTQPADQPLFSIYRDILFLAFTVLGRGNIDQGVFDREYSLSLERLTEKEEKLLCKIDAPPSMMSVFCRHYFKQLNV; the protein is encoded by the exons ATGGATGAAAGGAGGGTAGCTGATTACTTTGTCATTGCTGGTTTACCAGGGCAAGACAATGATTTTGCTAGTAATAATGAAAATGATGAGAAGTTAGAAGATTGGTATCAAGAAGGGACACATGTCAAAGATGTGCACATGAAACCTCCAATTACCGATCTTGCCATTATATTCCCAGCATTGGGTGAACAATGTCCTGAAGGATACACTTTATTAGAACACACTGTTTCAGGCCTACCTGCCGATTTGAATCATGGGAGTTTGAGAACAAATGAATGTTACTTATGTTATCGAAGAGGGCGAGATAAACCTCCTTTAGTTGATATAG gTGTAATATATGATGGCAAAGAACGTATAATGCAAGATGCAGAAATGGTATTGGAAACTCCAAAAGGACATTTAGCAAATGTGAACAATTCGTCGTCAAAAATATTTGTCACATATAGACGTGCAAGTCATAAAATGGCATGCAATTCATTAGTAGTGACTGACATATGTGTCATCTTAACAAATAAAGGAGAAACTCCCCCACATGCATTTtgtgttattaataaaaatttgaataaaggcATGGTGGGCAGTGATGTATTTTTGTGTTATAAGAAGTCTATGAATCGAGcaaatttaatatcatttaaacCTACTATACTGTTCAAGTATCCAACAGCTGATTATAGCAGCTTTGTCTTCCCAAATTCTGTTGCAATGTTTTGTTTACCAATGGGAGCAACTGTAGAATGCTGGCCCAAAGTGGCATGTAAACCTAAACCAGTATTTTCAACATTTGTTTTGACAGTGGCAGATGCAGCTCAAAAAATATATGGTTCTGCAATAACGTTTTATGAAGAACTTGAATTAGAAATGGATACTACAAATAATAGAGAGAAAGAACAACTAACTGATGTACTCATGGAGAATATGAAGAATTCTG GTGAACATGCAGATATTGATTATCAGCAGCTAAAAACAAGAATACACAAACAGCCTGAGATATTTAAGAAACTTACTCCAACACAATTGGAAAAGttacaatttacaaatcctGCCACTCAATCTTTGAATATAAGTAAATCGATATGCATCCTATCTCATTGGCCATTCTTTGATGCATTTGAGAAGTTTTTAGTCTTTTTACATAGCATGTGTAATAACAAACAGCAAAACGTTCCTATTGAGAAATATATAGCATATTTTTTGTACGATATACCATTTCCGAGCCCACAAAGACCAAGAATTTTCGTACAGTTAAGTGCTAATGATAGATTGGTTTTGACTCAGCCAGAAGATTTGGCGCTGCCTAGGTCTGGTGCCAGTTTTCGACAGTTACTCATCAATTTAGGACCTGATAATTGTTTACTTATATTATTGTTAATCCTTACTGAACAGAAAATACTTGTACATTCATTGCGTCCTGATGTACTTACATCAGTAAGCGAAGCAATCGCTATGATACTATTTCCATTTAAATGGCAATGTCCATATATACCTTTGTGCCCATTAGGTTTAGCCGag GTTCTGCATGCACCATTACCATTTTTAATAGGCGTTGATTCTAGATTTTTTGATTTATATGATCCTCCGTCTGATGTTAATTGCGTAAATTTAGACACGAACAATATAGCAATTTGTGatgacaaaaaatatttaaatgtgaaATTATTGCCTAAAAAAGCTGCTAGGCAACTTAGAAACTGTCTGGACCATCTTTATTCGGAATTGATTTCTTTGGGTAAAAGATATTCATCTATGAAAG ACACAGACGATGAGGAATTCAGCGTTGACAAAGATTTTCAGCTAAAACGAAAGGAACAAGCTATAGAGCTCGAAATTCAAGACGCTTTTTTAAGATTTACAGCTACGATATTAAAAGGATATCGTGCTTTTTTATTACCGATTACAAAAGCTCCGACAGTTGGCTCTACTGACCCAACTAGTTTGTTTAATATACAAGCGTTTCTCAGGAGCCGTGATAAGGCCCATGCAAAATTTTATGCTATGTTAGTAAAGACTCAGATGTTTATAAG atTTATAGAAGAAACAAGCTTTGTGTCAGATATGGACATGGCTGGTTTAGCGTTTTTTGACGAATGCACTGAACGCATCGAGGAAGAAAATA TGCCTCTTTTGGAGTTGGACGAATCTCAGCATAGTGAACGAACGGTATATATCCCTCCACCAGAAGCTGGACCAAACCAGGCACCGATAACGTATCGCACGTTTAAATTAAATCCAGAGTTAATAAGACCACAAAAGAATTTCAACATAAGGAATCCAAATTTAAGTGCTTTTGGAATAATACCAGGAAGTCCTATGGCACGCAGAACCAAGCATGAAATTAAAGTGGCGCAAAGGATGGCGCGTAAACAG GCAGCAATGCCAGATAGGTGGGGCAGATGTCTACTTGGCACATGTTATAGTCTTTGGTTTCTGCATTTACCAGCGATGTTACAAGTTTCCAATCAGCCGGCTACAGTTTTACATCAAGCTTATGACCTATTAGTTAAAATGCCAAAATTACATCTTGATCCTATTGAAGAA GTGTGCTATAGAGCTATGATGCAACTCTGCGGTGTTTATGGACAACCTGTTTTAGCAGTCAAATTGTTATTTCATATGAAACGTAGTGGCGTTCAACCGAATGCTCTCACTTATGGATTTTATAATAAG GCCGTATTAGAAGCAACATGGCCATCAGATATGACAAATTCCAGTCAGTTGATGTGGAATAAATTAAGAAATGCTATAGTTGGTGCAGCTCTATTTAAACGTGCTGGTAAAAGAAGTGCAAGAAGAAGAAGTTCAAATGCAGAATTATTAGCTGTTGATGGTAAAATTGCAAGTATGGAACATGCATTTTCTAGGTCCAGTCTTGATAGTGCTCATTCTCAAGATACAGAAGCCGCGCATAGTGATT CTACTAAAGGCAGTTCCGTCTCAGATTTGCCAGACTATGGaccatttgaaataaaaaagctCCCTCGTCAGAACAGTATCGTTAAGGATTCAGCATTAAACGTTATACAAACAGAAGAGATGGATAATTTACCATTGAATCAAAG aatgattcggaatttggaatctccATTAAAAAGTCCTGTTCGAACACCAGTTACAGAAAATGATCCACTGGGTGCTTTAATGAACGATGAAACACCAGTTGTTTCACCTTCTGAAGAAAATGATTCAAATTGTTCAACAAGTACTTTGACTGTCTTCAATAATGTTGAAGAACGGCCAGGGGGCCCACTTTTATTTCGAAg TGCAACATTTCATCAAACAGTAGATGAAACTGGTGTAGCAATAGGTGGCCAGTTGCAAAGAAGTGAAACAATGCCGCATTCCGTAGCTCAGCAGGGTGAACAAGATAAGGAGCGAGAAAGATTAGAAATAAGCAGCATTTGGTCTCAAAAAGATAGTGTTACTTCAAGCCTTTCAAGCCTAGGTTCAAGTTTGAAGCTAAGTTTCGG TCCTACAAGTATAACGGGAAAGAAATCTAATGAAATAATACTAGGTGGTTTAAGTAGCCTAAAGTCTGCTGCTACAACCGTAGTAAAAAAATTCGACGAAATTAAAGAAGCTATTTCTGCCACAAGCACCCCTGTAAAACTGAAAGAACGTgatcataaaataatacatgGAGCATCACACGAATCTTTAGATTCCATGACTGACGGATCTTTACAGGATAGAAATGAGCCACTTAGAATGTCGG gagatggaaatttagatcCTTATACGTTGTATGATTTGGCGGAAAGTTTATATCCAAAAGGTTCTAGAGAATTAGATGAACGAATTGCCATTGAATTAGTACTCTCTAGTGCAAGCAGATGTCACCATTGTGCGTCTATACTTTACGATGAAGAGATAATGGCCGGTTGGCAACCAGAAGACTCAAATTTAAATACGGTTTGTCAGTACTGCGATAAAGCAACTGTACCGTTACTTACTATAACTATATTAGATTACAG atgtgaagaaaatgaaaagaagaaTGATCCGCTAATGGGAGCATTAGTTGAACTTTTGGATAAACCAAAAGAATTATTAGAACCAATCACAGTACCATACTTGAATCCCTTAGTTCTAAGAAAAGAGTTGGAAAGTGTTTTAAGTCAAGAAGGTGATACGTGTCttacaaaacataaatttatcGATGAACATCCGATAGTATATTGGAACCTTATATGGTATTTTGAAAGGATTAATTTATCAAGCCATCTTCCGGATCTATGGTTGAATAATGATAAAAAGAAAGAACAGATCAATTATAATGTAGTAGGTGTGAAAACTATGTGGGATAACGAAAAACTTCATATGGATCGCTTGCCTATGTACCTCCAGTGGAAGCTCAATGTAGCAGATAAAAG TTTAATGCAGTTAGTGATTACCAACGTTCGCCGAAATGATCTAGCGGAACCTATAAAAAGAGTGGCCTTAGAAAGAAGTAAAACTCAACCAGCTGATCAACCTCTATTTTCTATATATCGGGATATCTTGTTTTTGGCATTTACCGTTTTGGGTAGAGGAAATATTGATCAAG GTGTTTTTGACAGAGAATATTCGTTATCGTTAGAGAGATTAacggaaaaagaagaaaagctaTTGTGCAAAATCGATGCTCCGCCCTCAATGATGTCAGTGTTCTGCAGACACTATTTTAAGCaactaaatgtataa